The genomic region ATCGGTTTCCTGGACATCTGGAAAGGGCTTGAATACACTGCACGGTGCCGCCACCGGAGACTGGGAGGTGACGATGGCCGGCACACCGCGACGAGCCGTCGATCCGGATTCCGCGCTGGAGGATTTCGTTACCGCGTTGAATCGGACCGTGCTGCATGCCGAAAAGCAGCACGGCACAGTGAATCGACGCAATTTAGCGAAACGAATGAATATTTCGACCGGCAGCGTGTACGCCTATCTGAACGGCACCACGCTCCCGTCCGCGCCGGTCCTGGAGTCGATGCTCTGCGAACTGCAACTCGACGGGACCGCCATCGGGCGATTGCAGACCCTGCGCGACCAGGTCGAGATCGCCCGGCGGACCCGGCGGGACCGCGGCGCGCCACCGTCGCCGGGCGGAGCGTATGCCGCCGCGCTGCCCAGGGATACCGGCCGGCTGTGGGGCCGGGAAACCGAACTCGCACAACTGCTCACGGCGCTGACCGCGCCGGACCCGGCGATATGCGTACTGTCCGGGGCCGGCGGTGTCGGGAAGACCGCGCTGGCGGTGCGGGCCGCGCGCAGCCTGGAGAAGGAATTTCCCGACGGCTGCCTGTTTCTCGACCTGCACGGCTACGCCGGCGGTCCGGTGATGTCCGCGGGCGAGGCCGCGGGCAGACTGCTGCGGCAGGCGAAGGCCGCGCCGGAATCGGTGCCCGCGCAACCGGAGGATCGGCTGACCGCACTGCGTGAGCTGCTGCGCGACCGGTGCGTATTGCTGGTGCTGGACAACGTACTCGACGCCGCGCACATCGAGCCGTTGCTGCCCACCGACGGCATCGGCCGGGTATTGCTCACGAGCCGAAGCAATCTCAACGGTATCGACGATGCGTACCGGCTCACGGTGGCGCCGTTGTCGGACGCGGACTCGGCGGAGATGGCGGACGAACTCGTCGCGGATCTGCCCGCCGACCGTCGCCCGTCCCGGGAACAGTTGGCGGCCATGACCGATCGATGCCACGGGCTGCCGATCGCGATCCGGATCGCCGCGGCGGTCGTGCACACCGAGTCGTGGCCGAGTGCGGACGAGGACGCCGCCGGCCTCGGGATATTCCACGACGGGGACCGGGATCTGCAGGCGCTGTTCGAATATTCGGTGGCGCGGTTACCGGCGGAGCACGCCCGGACCTTCACCCTGCTCGGACTGCATCGCGGCCCCGACTTCGATCTCGCGGCGGTCGCCGCACTGGCGAGCGTCGACGGGAGTGCCGCCCGCCGTACGGTACGGCACCTGATCGAGGTCAACCTGCTGTCGGTGCCTCGCGTCGGCCGGTACGAATTCCATGATCTGATCGGAGCTTTCGCCCGGCAGCGCGCGGAATCGACGCTCACCGCGGCGGAATGCGCACAGGCCGAGGAACGGATGGTCGACCACTACCTCTCGACCGCGGACGCGGCCGACCGGCTGCTCACCCCCACCCGGCACCGCGCGAGCATGGCCCCTACAGTGCCGCACACCGCGCGGCCGATGCGCGAATACCGTGATGCCATCGCGCAATTGACCGCGGACCGGGACAATCTGGCGGTCGCGTCGCGCACCGCGTTCGACCGCGGCCGCGACGAACCGTGCTGGCAGTTGGCCTTCGCGATCCGCGAATTCGCCTTCATCACCCACGATATCGACCTCTGGCGACGGACCCACGAAGCCGCCCTGGCCGCCGCCGAACGTGCCGCCGACACCTACGCCGAGGCGGTGACCTGCAACAATCTGGGACTGGCCGAGCTGTCGGGCGGTAACGTCGCGGCCGCGTCCGCACTGTACCGGCGGGCACTGCTGCGATTCGAGCAGATCGGCGACCCGTACGGTCGGCATATCTCGCTCGCGCACGACGCCTGGGCCGACTACCTGTCCGGAAACCTCGAAGAAGCCCGCCGCAAGAGCGAAGCGGCGCTGGCCTACCTCGCCACCGGGGGCGCCCCGCGAAATGTGGCGATCCTGCTGCGGGACACCGCGACCATCGAGATCGCCCTCGGCCGGTACGAGGAGGCGGTGCGGATGGTGCGCCGGGCGCTCGAGGTGTTCCATGCCCAGCGCCTGCATTTCGACGAGGCGATCGCGTACAACGTGCTCGGCCGGGCCTACCGGCAACTCGATGCGCTGCGCCAGGCGGCCGACATGTTCTCGCACGCAGTGGAACTCGCGACCCGATCGGGCAGCGTGCTCGAAGCGGCCCGCGGTCACGAGGGCCTGGGTGAGATCGCCACGGCCGAGACCAACTGGCCCGCGGCCCGAATGCACTGGCAGCGCGCACTCGCCGGCTACACCGCACTGCGGGACCGGCCGCGCCAGGACGAGATGCGTGCGAAGCTGGCCGAGCTACCGGGCAACGACCACTGAAACCGTTGCCCGGCAACCGGTTACGGCGCGTACGCCTTCCACTCGAACTTGCACCACTGGCAGATGTACTTCTGCCAGCTCTGCCGATCCTTCTCCCCGACATCCATGCCGGTCTTCTTGGAACACTGCGGGCAAATCTCGGCCATGATCACGTTCTCCTTTCGGTCCCTCCCATGAGGCCGGTCGGCGCGGCCGATCGCACCCGAGGCTGGAAAGCCCTGAAAAACACCGAAAAGTACTGCGACGCTGCATTGTTCCCACCCGGCACGGCCCCACTTAGCATCGGTTCATGCCGTCCCCGCACGGCCACCCGGGGCCCGCGCGCTCCCGAGCCCAGTGGAGGAATGCCATGTCCACCGCGCTGATCGCCGCCGGCGCCAGCATTTTCGTGGCCGCCCTGACCTTCCTGCTGACCCAGCGCGGCCTGGTCCTCCAGGAACGCCGGCACGCCCGCCTGATCCGGATCAGCAGTCAGCTCGCCGAACTGTACGCACCGCTGCGGGTCCTCGTGGACGTCAACGAACACGTCTGGGAATCGCTGCGGGCGTCCGGACTGCCACCGCGCGCCGAACGCCGCCCCGACGGCCCCGCGGACTGGCGACGATGGCGCGACCACGTCCTCATGCCCGCGAACCGCGCGATGCGCGACCTGATCCTGGAACACGCCGACCTGCTGGTGGAGGCACCCGCCCCGGATCCGCTCGGCGAATTCTGCGCCCACGTGGCCGCACTCGAGGTCGCCCTCGCCGCCGAGGCCACCGGCACCATCGTGCCCCCACTCGTCCGGCACCCCGGCGACCCGTTCGTCTCCCACGTCCGGAACACCTTCGCCCAGCTCACCTCGGAACGGCAGCGCCTGCTCACCACCCGCCTGCACCGCCCCGCCCGACTCGACGCGCTCCGCCGGTTCCGGTATCGCGCGTGACGGCGGGCTCCGCAGCGGTACGTCACGGCGACGTCGGATGACGGATGCGCGGCAGGAGAACCGGACGCACAGTGGAGGAACAGTGCCGTTCCCCGAAAGGACACCACTATGACCGGCAGCCGAATCCCGATGCGGGTGATCGCGGCGTTGCGGGCCGTGGTGGCCGCGGGCAGTCTCGCCGTCGCGTGCACCGCGAGCACGATCACGCTCACCGGGCCGACCGAAGACGCGCCGCGACCGGCCGCGGTGCGGGTACAGGGTGCCGGTTCGCGCCGGCGGGTGTCGCCGATGTGATGCGGACCTCGGGGCGAACGGCTCGCTGATACGCGCTGGTAGCCTGGTCACGTGCTCATCGAGGAAGTCGACAGACTCTAGCCGCCCGGTCGAAGGCGGCGCTTCTCCTCACGCATTCCGCTCGGTATCCGAATCGGGCGAATCGTCACGCCTTCGTCTGCCTCCGCATCGTTTCCGAATCGTCCGCGCCGGTGGGTCATCGCGACCCGGCGCGATCTATGCGGCCGCTCGCAGTGCGAGCAGAAATGAGTCGACGACCCATGTCCACATCCGTACCTTCCGCGATCACCCTGCAGAATCTGTCCTTCGAATGGCCCGACGGCACGGTCGCGCTGGCCGGGCTCACCGGGACCCTGTCCGCCGGGCGCACCGGTCTGATCGGCCGCAACGGCGCCGGTAAATCGACGTTGCTGCGGCTGATCGCCGGAATCCTCACCCCGACGTCCGGGCGGATCGAGACCACCGGCGAGGTGGGATATCTGCCCCAGACGCTGACCCTCGGCCGCGAGGCCACCATCGCCGACCTGCTCGCAATCGCGGACCAGCGCGCCGCCCTGCGCGCGATCGAATCCGGCGAGACCGGGGCCGAGCACTTCGACACGATCGGCGACGACTGGGACATCGAATCCCGGGCCGAGGAGGCGTTGCACGAGATCGGTTTCGGCGCAGCCGATCTCGATCGGCGGGTGGGGGAGATCTCCGGTGGTGAGGCCGTACTGGTCGCCGTCACCGGCCTGCGGGTCCGGCGCACACCCATCACCCTGCTCGACGAACCGACCAACAACCTCGACCGCGAAACCCGCGCGAAACTCACCACATTCGTGGATTCGTGGCCCGGCACCCTCGTGGTGGTGAGCCACGATCTCGAACTGCTCGAGCATATGGATGCCACCGCCGAGCTGCGTGGGGGAACACTCGAGGTGTTCGGCGGGCCGTACCGTGCGTGGCAGCAATACGTCGAGCAGGAACAGGCGGCGGCCGCGCAGGCGGCACGGACCGCCGAACAGGCGTTGAAAGTCGAGAAGCGGCAACGGATCGAGGCCGAGACCAAGCTCGCCCGGCGCGAGCGCACCGCCCGCGCCACCCAGCGCGACGGCGGCATTCCCCGGATCCTCGCCGGGAACCGGGCCAGCCGGGCACAGGGTTCGGCCGGGGCGATGCGATCGACGCTCGACGCGAAAGTCCGTGCGGCCCAGGATGCTTCGGATGCGGCCGCCGCGCGTGTCCGGCAGGACGAACACATCCATCTCGACCTGCCCGACCCCGATGTGCCGCGCAGCCGGCGCATCGCCGAATTGGGCGACGGTGCGCGGCGAGTCGTCATCCAGGGGCCGGAACACGTTGCGCTGGTCGGTCCCAACGGCGCGGGTAAGTCGACCCTGCTCGAGACGCTGCTCAGCGGGCGGGATCCGGAACGGGCCACGCTGCACACCGACCGGGTGGGCTACCTGCCGCAACGGCTGGACGGTCTCGACGAGAATGCCGGTGCGCTGGCGAATGTCGCCGCGGTGGCCACCGCCACCCCGACGGCCGTGATCCGCAACCATCTGGCCCGGCTGCTGCTGCGCGGCAGCAGCGTGGAGCGGCCGGTGTCGACGCTCTCGGGTGGGGAGCGGTTCCGAGTATCGCTGGCGCGCTTGCTGTTCGCCGATCCGCCGGCGCAACTGCTGATCCTCGACGAGCCCACCAACAATCTCGATATCGCCAGCGTCGATCAACTGGTCGACGCGCTCGCCGACTATCGAGGCGCGATCCTGGTCGTCAGCCACGACCATCCGTTTCTGCGGCGGATCGGCATCGACGTCGTCATCGAGGTGGACTCGCACGGAAATCTGCGGCAGCGCGCCGAGTTGTGATCCCCTCGGAGCCGGGTACCGCGGGTGCCCGGCTCCGGGATCTCTCGGAGGTGGTCGGCGTCGATGACGGCTCGGGCGAATGGTCGATCAGGCGGCGGAGTCCTTCCCCGCGGGCAGCAACGCCGCCAGATCACCGCGCGAACTGATACCCAATTTCGGGAAGATCCGATGCAGATGGGTGCTGACGGTCCGGTGCGACAGATACAGTCGCTGCCCGATCTCCCGATTGGTCAGCCCCTGCGCCGCCAGTTGCGCGATGCTCAACTCGTGCGGGGTGAGCCGTTCCCGCGCGTCCGGATCGCGATTCGGGCTCGACTCGCCCGCGCTGCGCAGTTCCAGCCGGGCCCGCTCGCTCCACGCGACGAAGCCCAGGGCATCGAAAAGCTCACGCGCCGTGCGTAATTGGGTACGCGATTCCACGACCCGGCGCTGCCGCCGCAGCCATTCCCCGTAGGCCAGATGCAGGCGGCCGCGTTCGGCGGGCCAGCCGGTGAGATCCGCGCCGAGCGCGGCCGTGAACAGCTCCTCGGCCGAATCCTTCGCGAGAACCGCTCGGGCGTAACGCATTCCGATCTGCAGAGCGGGCGACGGGGTGATCGCCGCCACCGGTTCCAGGTCCCGGACCAATGCCGCCAGCGCGTCGGTCTGGCCGGCCCGGACCGCGGCCTCGGCGAGTTCGGTGAGGAAATACGCGCGCAGCACCGGCGAATGCGCCGGATCGCGGGGATCGTGGATACGGGCCAGATCGGCGAAGGCGTCGTCGAACCGCCCCTCGCCCAACGCGATCAGTCCGCGAGCGAGCTGCGCGGTGGCCAGCACCGGACGCGCACCGGCGGACAGTCCGATCCGCTCGGCGTCCGCCGCGAGCACCGCGGCCCGCTCGTAATCCCCACGCAGCGCGGCGATCTCGGCCTGCGCCGCGACCGCCGAACCGTACATGAAAGGCTGTGCGGTCTCCCGGCAGAAGGTGGCCGCCTCGGCCAGGACGGGCGTCGCGGCGGCGAGGTCGCCGAGCCGGGTGAGGCTCCAGGCATTGATCGAGAGTGCGCGGGCCAGCAGGCCCAGCCGTCCCGAGGACCGGAATCCGGGCGCCGCGGCCGCGGTGAACTGCGCCGCGAGGTCGAAGGCGCCGACCTGGAAGGCGGCGCTGCCGAGAAAGCGGTCGACCTCCGGATCCCGCCCCGTCGTCGCGGCCAGGGTGCGCAGGTGGCCGAGGATCTGCGCACCGCGGTCGAACGGCGCCACGAGCGCGTCGACCGCGATCTTGCGCGGATCGTCGGCGGGCAGCCCGAAGCTGTCGGAGACC from Nocardia sp. BMG111209 harbors:
- a CDS encoding tetratricopeptide repeat protein: MNISTGSVYAYLNGTTLPSAPVLESMLCELQLDGTAIGRLQTLRDQVEIARRTRRDRGAPPSPGGAYAAALPRDTGRLWGRETELAQLLTALTAPDPAICVLSGAGGVGKTALAVRAARSLEKEFPDGCLFLDLHGYAGGPVMSAGEAAGRLLRQAKAAPESVPAQPEDRLTALRELLRDRCVLLVLDNVLDAAHIEPLLPTDGIGRVLLTSRSNLNGIDDAYRLTVAPLSDADSAEMADELVADLPADRRPSREQLAAMTDRCHGLPIAIRIAAAVVHTESWPSADEDAAGLGIFHDGDRDLQALFEYSVARLPAEHARTFTLLGLHRGPDFDLAAVAALASVDGSAARRTVRHLIEVNLLSVPRVGRYEFHDLIGAFARQRAESTLTAAECAQAEERMVDHYLSTADAADRLLTPTRHRASMAPTVPHTARPMREYRDAIAQLTADRDNLAVASRTAFDRGRDEPCWQLAFAIREFAFITHDIDLWRRTHEAALAAAERAADTYAEAVTCNNLGLAELSGGNVAAASALYRRALLRFEQIGDPYGRHISLAHDAWADYLSGNLEEARRKSEAALAYLATGGAPRNVAILLRDTATIEIALGRYEEAVRMVRRALEVFHAQRLHFDEAIAYNVLGRAYRQLDALRQAADMFSHAVELATRSGSVLEAARGHEGLGEIATAETNWPAARMHWQRALAGYTALRDRPRQDEMRAKLAELPGNDH
- a CDS encoding ABC-F family ATP-binding cassette domain-containing protein, encoding MSTSVPSAITLQNLSFEWPDGTVALAGLTGTLSAGRTGLIGRNGAGKSTLLRLIAGILTPTSGRIETTGEVGYLPQTLTLGREATIADLLAIADQRAALRAIESGETGAEHFDTIGDDWDIESRAEEALHEIGFGAADLDRRVGEISGGEAVLVAVTGLRVRRTPITLLDEPTNNLDRETRAKLTTFVDSWPGTLVVVSHDLELLEHMDATAELRGGTLEVFGGPYRAWQQYVEQEQAAAAQAARTAEQALKVEKRQRIEAETKLARRERTARATQRDGGIPRILAGNRASRAQGSAGAMRSTLDAKVRAAQDASDAAAARVRQDEHIHLDLPDPDVPRSRRIAELGDGARRVVIQGPEHVALVGPNGAGKSTLLETLLSGRDPERATLHTDRVGYLPQRLDGLDENAGALANVAAVATATPTAVIRNHLARLLLRGSSVERPVSTLSGGERFRVSLARLLFADPPAQLLILDEPTNNLDIASVDQLVDALADYRGAILVVSHDHPFLRRIGIDVVIEVDSHGNLRQRAEL